A single Atopobiaceae bacterium DNA region contains:
- a CDS encoding conjugal transfer protein TraC: MSRAKRGKTDEGADQGRTPRPGGKPMGRRMREQERELSTSVAERRRHRRAARDVYNAIGFEAMYRDGICEVEEGLFSQTVSFSDISYQSARKDAQEAVFSAWCQLFDSFGADSSVQLSVVNTPIPADEIGNRTFFDGSDPITGRFAAEYNRILNDKMREGVSNLVRDRYLTFSVGAADAASAVPRLARVRGDVTQALQRIRCDVGLLDGEARLRVVNDLLRPGRRLDFDWGMVGAETGLRTKDLICPSCIETKPGGSSTCLRVDGKWCQTLVVRSFGSELSDRCLAELIDLPIPLAVVLHVQGMDKARAISYVKQRLAWMDKEIIDEQMSAVKRGYDFEILPSELKYSKAEAEDLLDHLQNRNQRLFSYTGLVHTYADTPAELDDQVMQIMRAARSNSIDLDTLDYRQREGLNSVLPLGNNHVEVSRMMTTAQVAIQMPFATQEVNQAGGGYYGQNKESSNLVICNRKRLASPMGYVAGKPGSGKSFSVKREIENTILAYPEDQVIIFDPAGEYSPVVVPNGGTSIRLGPDSGAHLNPFDLADVAEQSPSAQRAFKIDAFLALSGATMAEGSQGLPEADKSIISRCVEEAYEACDARAATPTLQDLYDTLLAQPEREARDIALRYERYVRGATSFFNHESNVGFEDRVTNVDFRDLSQNMRVFGMLTALESVRNRMYSNFERGITTWLYIDEVQSLFEHPSIVSYFSKFWAEGRKFNLICTGITQNSVYMLEHEEARNMVLNSDFVLLHKQSSLDRKAWVDLLGLSEQESRYIDESVKPGEGLLVAGGARVPIKDDFPKGALYDLFNTKPDEVAEAKRAAASSAGRRAR, from the coding sequence ATGAGCCGAGCCAAGAGGGGCAAGACGGACGAGGGGGCCGACCAGGGGCGCACGCCGCGGCCGGGAGGCAAGCCCATGGGCAGGAGGATGCGGGAGCAGGAGCGCGAGCTAAGCACTTCCGTCGCTGAGAGGCGCCGCCATCGTCGCGCGGCCAGGGACGTCTACAACGCGATAGGGTTCGAGGCGATGTACAGGGACGGCATCTGCGAGGTGGAGGAGGGGCTCTTCTCGCAGACGGTGTCGTTCTCCGACATCAGCTACCAGTCCGCCAGGAAGGACGCCCAGGAGGCGGTCTTCTCGGCATGGTGCCAGCTGTTCGACTCCTTCGGGGCCGACAGCTCGGTCCAGCTCTCCGTCGTGAACACGCCGATACCGGCCGACGAGATCGGGAACAGGACCTTCTTCGACGGGTCCGACCCCATCACGGGGCGGTTCGCCGCCGAGTACAACCGGATCCTCAACGACAAGATGCGCGAGGGCGTCTCCAACCTCGTGCGCGACCGCTACCTCACGTTCTCGGTGGGCGCGGCCGACGCCGCCTCGGCCGTGCCGAGGCTCGCGCGCGTCCGCGGCGACGTCACGCAGGCGCTCCAGCGCATCCGCTGCGACGTCGGGCTCCTCGACGGGGAGGCGCGGCTGCGCGTCGTGAACGACCTGCTCCGACCCGGGCGGAGGCTCGACTTCGACTGGGGCATGGTGGGTGCCGAGACGGGCCTGAGGACCAAGGACCTCATATGCCCGTCCTGCATCGAGACCAAGCCCGGCGGGTCGTCCACCTGCCTCAGGGTGGACGGCAAGTGGTGCCAGACGCTCGTCGTCCGCTCCTTCGGCAGCGAGCTCTCGGACCGCTGCCTCGCCGAGCTCATCGACCTCCCCATCCCGCTCGCCGTGGTCCTGCACGTGCAGGGCATGGACAAGGCGAGGGCGATCTCCTACGTGAAGCAGCGCCTCGCGTGGATGGACAAGGAGATCATCGACGAGCAGATGAGCGCCGTGAAGCGCGGCTACGACTTCGAGATCCTGCCGTCCGAGCTCAAGTACTCGAAGGCCGAGGCCGAGGACCTCCTCGACCACCTCCAGAACAGGAACCAGCGCCTCTTCTCGTACACGGGGCTCGTCCACACCTACGCGGACACCCCGGCCGAGCTCGACGACCAGGTCATGCAGATCATGCGTGCCGCGCGCTCCAACTCCATCGACCTCGACACGCTCGACTACCGGCAGCGAGAGGGCCTCAACTCGGTCCTCCCGCTGGGGAACAACCACGTCGAGGTGAGCCGCATGATGACGACGGCCCAGGTCGCCATCCAGATGCCGTTCGCCACGCAGGAGGTCAACCAGGCGGGCGGCGGCTACTACGGCCAGAACAAGGAGTCCTCGAACCTCGTCATCTGCAACCGGAAGAGGCTCGCGAGCCCCATGGGCTACGTCGCCGGCAAGCCCGGCAGCGGCAAGAGCTTCTCGGTGAAGCGGGAGATAGAGAACACGATCCTCGCCTACCCCGAGGACCAGGTGATCATATTCGACCCGGCGGGCGAGTACTCGCCCGTCGTGGTGCCCAACGGGGGCACCAGCATCAGGCTCGGCCCCGACTCCGGCGCCCACCTCAACCCCTTCGACCTCGCCGACGTCGCCGAGCAGAGCCCGAGCGCCCAGCGCGCGTTCAAGATCGACGCGTTCCTGGCCCTGTCGGGCGCGACCATGGCCGAGGGCAGCCAGGGCCTCCCAGAGGCCGACAAGTCGATCATCAGCCGCTGCGTGGAGGAGGCCTACGAGGCGTGCGACGCCCGCGCCGCGACGCCGACGCTCCAGGACCTCTACGACACGCTCCTCGCCCAGCCGGAGCGTGAGGCGCGCGACATAGCCCTCCGCTACGAGCGCTACGTGAGGGGCGCGACCTCGTTCTTCAACCACGAGAGCAACGTGGGGTTCGAGGACAGGGTCACGAACGTGGACTTCCGCGACCTCTCGCAGAACATGCGCGTCTTCGGGATGCTCACCGCCCTCGAGAGCGTCCGAAACCGCATGTACTCGAACTTCGAGCGCGGCATCACCACCTGGCTCTACATCGACGAGGTCCAGTCGCTCTTCGAGCATCCGTCGATCGTGAGCTACTTCTCGAAGTTCTGGGCGGAGGGTCGCAAGTTCAACCTCATCTGCACCGGCATCACCCAGAACTCCGTCTACATGCTCGAGCACGAGGAGGCCAGGAACATGGTCCTCAACTCCGACTTCGTGCTGCTCCACAAGCAGAGCTCCCTCGACCGCAAGGCATGGGTCGACCTGCTCGGGCTGTCGGAGCAGGAGTCGCGCTACATCGACGAGTCCGTGAAGCCTGGCGAGGGCCTGCTCGTCGCGGGAGGGGCACGCGTCCCCATAAAGGACGACTTCCCCAAGGGCGCGCTCTACGACCTGTTCAACACCAAGCCGGACGAGGTCGCCGAGGCCAAGCGTGCCGCCGCCTCGTCCGCGGGGAGGCGCGCGAGGTGA